A segment of the Thiovulum sp. ES genome:
TCATCGTAAAAAATTGATATTGAATCGTTTCCATCAAGATAATTTATTAATTCATCAATTTGGCTTTCATAATCAATTCCACCAAAAAGAAGATGCTGGTTTGAAGATTCAATTTTTTTTGAATTTATTGTTGGAATATAAAAGTAGAGATCAGTTTTTAAATCTGCCAAAATTTTTGCACCATCTTCTGTAAAAGGTGCAATTACAAAACTAAAACCATCATTTTCAACTTTTTTAACACTCTCGCGAATTGTCGCATTCTTTTCATCATCAATATAGTAATTTTCGATCTGAAAAGGGATTTCTCGAGCAAGAAGATAGGCGAAAGTTGATTTTGCAACAGAGAGAGAGTAGGTGTGGATTTTTTTGTCGGGAATTATAAGTGCAATTTTTACAAAAGCCCCGTCAATACTTCGAGAAATATTAAGAAGAGTTTGAAAAAACCGTCTCTTCTCTTCCAATTCTGGATCATCTAAAATATCTTTGCTGTAAGATAAAAAAGAGAATATGTCGCCCTTTTCTAAATATCTTTTCAAACATAATTCAGAGCATTCATAGCTACTACGACTTAAAATCTCTGTTTTTGGTAACGGAATAGGGGAAGGCTCTCTACTTTGTAAAAATGTAAAAAGCAAAAGCAAATGTATAAAAATTTTCAATTTATTTCCTTAAAATATTTGTTGAAATTCTAGCAATTTAAATTTTAATCGATATTTTTACCTTAAAAATATTTTCTTTTTCGACGAATTCAATGGAGTTATAATTTATGGTGAAATTTGAGGAGAGTTCATTTAAAAAATTTGCAACATTTTTGCTTTTTTCAGAAAATATTTCGAGCCTAAAAAATCCATTTTCAAAAAAAATCGAGTTTGTAAAAACAGAATGTTCCGACATTAAAATTGCTATTTCAGAAATTGTTTTTGATTTTTGTGAATACTCTTCTTTTTGAAATTCCAAATTTTCAAGATTTTTCAGAATTTGGTTCTGTTCGTTTCTCAGTTTTTCAATTTGAATATCTAAATCAAATTCTGTATCTCTAAATTGTGCGAGAAAGGAGACTTTTTCAAAATTCTCATTTTTGAGAGTAGAGTAATTTGTTGAAAGTTTTTCAAAATTCTCTCTTAAAATCTCAATTTTATAGAAATTGTAAATTGGAAAAGTTGCCGATAAAATAATGATTAGTAGAGTCGCAAAAGAGATTTTTTTTAGTTCAGAAAAATCTTCCTCTTTCCGCTTCAAAATATACTTTTCCGATGAGGTCGTAAAGAAATTGTAAATCAATTTCTCAAACTCATTTTCAGACTCTTCTGTTTCAAAAAACATTTTTAAATTTGAGTGAGAATCAATTTGTAAAAAAGTGGAACTATATTCCATAAATCCACCAGTTTCTCCAAATTGAGAAATGTAAAAAATTGAATCAACTTCTAAATCAAATTTCTCAATTTCAATAAAAAACAGCTTTAGTTTTTTTGTAAATTCAACTCTTTCACTTTTTGATAAATCACGAAAAATTTCAGAAAATTGAAAATCCATCTTTTCTCTAGTTTTAATTTCACCATTTTCGTAAAGAGTAAAAATTGTCTCTTCTTCCAAAAAATAGATTAAAAGATGGACTTTCTCTTTGAAAATTTGTTTAAAGATTATCTCAAAAGGAGCGTAGAGAACATTTTTTAAAAGTTTGTTCTCTTCGATAATAAATGTCTCAAAAAATCTATTTCCAGAATTCTCACTAACCTCATAAGTAATAAAAATATACTTTTGGGAATTGTCAAATTCTTTATAAATAAGACTTTGGATCTCTTTTTTAATTTCTGTTTCTGGAATCGATCTATTTAATTTGTATTTTCTAAATTTGTGATCTGTTGTTATTGAGAGTTTGATTTTTTTTGAAAAAAAACCTTTCTTCTTTAAATTGTTTTTCTCTTTAAGTTCAGAAAAGTTTTTTTTTGAGAATTTTGAAGAAGTAGTTTTTTATCTCTAAACATCTCTCCACTCTTTTTCAAGAGAGACTACAACATCTTCTAAAATATCAGGTTTTGCAATTTTAACTTTCATATAGTGAATATTAAAGCGGGTGTAAATTCGGCAAATTATCTCTTCGATTGCATCTTCAAGAAGTCCAAATTTTTCTCTATCCATCAACTCTCGAATTATGTCCCGAATTTCAACATAATCTATGAAATGCCCACTTGAGTAATTGTAATCCGCAATTAGATTTACAATTACCTTTTGTGGTGTTTCTCTCTCTTCTGGCAGAATTCCAATGATTGTGTCAAAGGAAAAATTCTCAAGATAAATTCTCACGGATTAGCTTAGTGCCTCAATTCTATTTTTTAGAGCAAGAACCTCATCTTCTAATTTCTTTTTATCGAATTTTAGAATTGAATGAGACTGTTTGACCCCTTTTAAGTCTGTTTTTACAGATAGCATTTCTGTCGTAACAAGTTCAACATTTCCGATTGATCTTTGAAGTTGAACTTGATATTTCCTAATTAAAGTCTCTGCTTCTCGCAGAGTTTTTCTCATAATTTGCATTCCCTTCTGATCTTGATCAACAAGATTTTTATAAAAAAGAACCTGTAAATATAGAAAAACTGCAATAACAGAAACTATTGTTAATAAAGACCACTCCCAAAACATCTATTTGTCCAGTGCCTCTATTTTTAGAACTCTATTTAGATGACGACCGCCTTCAAAATCAGTCTTGTCCCAAGTTTTCACAATTGATTCAATTGTTCCAAAACCTGTTGTTCTTGCACCAAAGCATAGAATATTTGAGTTATTATGAGCTCTTCCCATTTCTGAAGTATAGGCATCGTGGCAAAGTGAAGCACGAATTCCTCTTATTTTGTTTGCTGTAATACTCATTCCAATTCCAGTCCCACAAATTAAGATTCCGAAAACTCCAGTTTCTCTCCAATCCGCCTTTGAGTCAAACTCTCCTGCCTCTTCTAAAACTTTTTGAGAAAGTTTCTCCGCAAAATCTGGATAATCTACTCTCTCTGTTGAGTCTGGTCCAAGATCAATAACTTCATGTCCAAGCGATAAAAGAACCTCTTTTGTAAAGTTCTTTGTTTCAATTCCAGCATGATCTGTTGCAATCACATATTTCAATATTAGTCCTTTTAATTATCACCAAAAGATGCAATTAATGCTTCTAAATCGTCATCTGCAACAAGATCATTTCCTTGATCTCCTTCGAGGTGTTTTGCCGAACTCGTTCGTTTTGAATCATCAACATTACTGCTAAATAGGTGGTTCATGTAGAGTGCAAGAGATCGCATAACATTAATTACTCGCTCAATTTTTTGTCGGTGAATATCTTGATACTGCATCTTGTCCATAATCATCATGATTTCATCTTGATTATTGAAAATTTCATCAGTCAATTCACTCATACTATCCATACAAGTTTGATTCATTTGAAGAGCTTTTTTGAAGGCTTCAATTTTTGGAAAACTTTCTGAAAGTTTTGTAAATAATTCAATATTATTTTCTAAATTCTCTTTAACATTGTTTCCAATTTTATCTTCCATATTGCCAAGAGATTCATTAATGCTATCAATTGAATCAAAAATTTCAGATGCTTTTTCTTCAGAATCCCGAGTAACATCGTCAAGTTGTTCAACCATTCGATTGTCTTCATTAAGAGAGGGAGCAGCAGGAAAAATACCAGTTACACCTCCTCTTTCAGTCTTGTCTTTTTTTGCAGGAGCAGATTCTTCTTTTTTAGAACTCTCTTCACCTAAATCGATAGAATCGAGATCGACACCTCCACCCATTAATTCCGCTAATTCTTCATCACTCAAAAGAAATCCTTTACAAAGTTTATTTTAAAATAGAATCTTTAAGTCGATCAAAGGAGAGTCTCTCAATTTTACCAATTCTAAACTGCTCCATGTCGAACCTTTTACCGCTTACTTCTTCAATATTCTCAA
Coding sequences within it:
- a CDS encoding ribose 5-phosphate isomerase B (PFAM: Ribose/Galactose Isomerase~TIGRFAM: ribose 5-phosphate isomerase B; sugar-phosphate isomerases, RpiB/LacA/LacB family), whose product is MKYVIATDHAGIETKNFTKEVLLSLGHEVIDLGPDSTERVDYPDFAEKLSQKVLEEAGEFDSKADWRETGVFGILICGTGIGMSITANKIRGIRASLCHDAYTSEMGRAHNNSNILCFGARTTGFGTIESIVKTWDKTDFEGGRHLNRVLKIEALDK
- a CDS encoding FolB domain protein (PFAM: Dihydroneopterin aldolase~TIGRFAM: dihydroneopterin aldolase; FolB domain); the protein is MRIYLENFSFDTIIGILPEERETPQKVIVNLIADYNYSSGHFIDYVEIRDIIRELMDREKFGLLEDAIEEIICRIYTRFNIHYMKVKIAKPDILEDVVVSLEKEWRDV
- a CDS encoding Chemotaxis protein CheZ, phosphatase CheZ, which encodes MSDEELAELMGGGVDLDSIDLGEESSKKEESAPAKKDKTERGGVTGIFPAAPSLNEDNRMVEQLDDVTRDSEEKASEIFDSIDSINESLGNMEDKIGNNVKENLENNIELFTKLSESFPKIEAFKKALQMNQTCMDSMSELTDEIFNNQDEIMMIMDKMQYQDIHRQKIERVINVMRSLALYMNHLFSSNVDDSKRTSSAKHLEGDQGNDLVADDDLEALIASFGDN